The genomic interval CGATCCTCCAGATCGTCGAGAGCGGCCGATCGACCGCGCGCAAGGTGCTGTGGATCCTCCTGGTCGTGTTCTTTCCGCTGGGGGGGGCTTTGCTCTGGCTCCTCTTCGGTCGCAAGTAGGCGGCGCGGACCATACGCGTCGTTATACGGGACGCGGGTGGCCGGCCGGCGGGCGCAACGTACGCCTCGGTACGCCTAACCGTCGCGGGAGCTGGCTCGGGGGACGAGAGCGCGTGGCGGCCCGGCGGTTCGTCGAACGAGCGACTCGACCGCCGAGGCGGCCACCCCCTTCGCCTACGCTCCCGCTCCCGCATCGCGGAGCTTTCGCCTCGGTTACTTCGGGCGAAAGCTTTCCGCGATGCGAAGGGCCCGAACCTGTGACGTTGCCGTGCTGACAGCTGGCGCGTCTTCGCGCATCACCGAATCGTCAACTGACTTGCAATCCTCGGTTGAAGAGTTGCGCCGT from Thermoanaerobaculia bacterium carries:
- a CDS encoding PLD nuclease N-terminal domain-containing protein, which codes for MVESGRSTARKVLWILLVVFFPLGGALLWLLFGRK